Proteins from one Sphaeramia orbicularis chromosome 17, fSphaOr1.1, whole genome shotgun sequence genomic window:
- the thap4 gene encoding peroxynitrite isomerase THAP4 — protein MTCPVNHTVELNPVLLPLDWLLGTWESDEPGEGCFPTIQPFRYTEILHFSHVGQPVINFTFSAFQAETKKPLHRECGFIRMQPGTNRVAFIIAQNSGLVEIEEGELTDKQLDLQTSSLARISFAKEPHVQQIHRVFQLRADGKLEQTVSMATNNQPLMQHLHITYRRSS, from the exons ATGACGTGTCCTGTAAATCACACAG TGGAGCTGAACCCAGTCCTACTCCCACTAGACTGGCTGCTGGGTACATGGGAATCAGACGAGCCTGGGGAGGGCTGCTTCCCCACCATTCAACCTTTTCGTTACACAGAGATACTGCACTTCAGTCATGTAGGACAACCTGTCATCAACTTCAC GTTTAGTGCCTTTCAAGCAGAAACAAAGAAGCCTCTTCACAGGGAGTGTGGTTTCATTCGAATGCAGCCAGGCACCAACAGAGTGGCATTCATCATTGCACAAAACTCAG GTCTGGTAGAGATTGAGGAGGGAGAGTTGACAGACAAGCAGCTGGACTTGCAGACTTCTTCTCTGGCCAGAATCTCTTTTGCTAAAGAGCCACATGTGCAGCAG ATTCATAGAGTGTTTCAGCTCCGAGCAGATGGGAAGCTGGAACAGACAGTTTCCATGGCAACAAATAATCAGCCACTGATGCAGCACTTGCACATCACATACCGCCGGTCATCTTGA
- the agxtb gene encoding alanine--glyoxylate and serine--pyruvate aminotransferase b codes for MQRALFRRSALLSQHAAAALDGPLAARSAPLLQRLERSMSSVTIPPPPCMLRPLEAPLRYLFGPGPSNVPPRILTAGGRPIIGHLHPEMYEIMNDIKQGIQYAFQTENNMTIAMSGSGHAAMECAVFNTVEPGESVLVAINGIWGERVAEIAERMGANVHTMVKTPGGYFSNKEIEQAMEKYKPVLFFLTHGESSAGLCHPVDGIGDICRKHNCLFLVDTVASLGAAPIFMDKQNIDILYTGSQKALNAPPGTAPISFNDRACHKMFNRKTKPVSYLFDMTHLSNYWGCDGKPARVYHHTGPVSGFFALRESLAILAEKGLEESWRKHKEVAAYLYRGLEDLGLKLFIPERDLRLPSVTTIAIPEGYNWRELLAYIMKHHQMEMTGGLGPSIGMVMRIGLMGYNCEKTNADMALHALADALKNCKKSKA; via the exons ATGCAGCGGGCTTTGTTTAGGCGGAGCGCGCTGCTTTCCCAGCATGCAGCAGCGGCCCTCGACGGGCCCCTGGCAGCCAGGAGCGCGCCTCTGCTGCAGCGACTGGAGCGCTCCATGTCCTCTGTCACTATTCCGCCTCCACCATGCATGCTCCGGCCACTCGAGGCGCCTCTGCGTTACCTTTTCGGACCGGGACCCTCAAACGTCCCTCCACGCATCTTAACTGCAGGGGGCAGACCTATTATAGGTCACCTGCACCCAGAAATGTATGAG ATCATGAATGACATCAAGCAAGGGATCCAGTACGCCTTTCAAACGGAGAACAACATGACCATAGCTATGAGCGGCTCCGGTCACGCAGCTATGGAGTGTGCGGTTTTCAACACGGTGGAGCCCGGGGAGAGCGTCCTCGTAGCCATAAACGGAATCTGGGGAGAACGCGTCGCAGAAATAGCCGAAAGAATGG GTGCCAATGTACATACGATGGTAAAAACACCTGGAGGATATTTCAGCAATAAAGAAATTGAACAG GCCATGGAAAAATACAAACCTGTCCTGTTTTTCCTCACACATGGAGAGTCGTCTGCTGGTCTCTGCCACCCAGTAGATGGTATTGGAGACATCTGCAGAAA ACACAACTGCCTCTTCCTGGTTGACACAGTCGCATCTCTTGGAGCAGCACCTATTTTTATGGACAAACAAA ACATCGACATCCTGTACACTGGTTCTCAGAAGGCTTTGAATGCTCCTCCTGGCACTGCACCCATCTCCTTTAATGACAGAGCATG CCACAAGATGTTTAACAGGAAAACCAAACCAGTGTCCTACCTCTTTGACATGACACATTTGTCAAACTACTGGGGCTGTGATGGAAAACCGGCCAGAGT ATACCACCACACTGGTCCAGTGTCTGGATTTTTTGCCCTGAGAGAAAGTCTAGCGATTCTTGCTGAGAAG GGGCTGGAAGAGTCCTGGAGGAAACATAAAGAGGTGGCTGCCTACCTGTACAGGGGACTGGAGGATTTAGGCCTCAAGCTCTTCATCCCTGAAAGG GATTTGAGGCTTCCCTCTGTCACTACTATTGCCATCCCTGAAGGCTACAACTGGAGGGAGCTACTGGCCTACAtcatgaaacaccaccagatgGAGATGACTGGAGGCCTGGGCCCGTCCATCGGCATG GTGATGCGGATCGGACTGATGGGATACAACTGTGAGAAGACTAATGCTGACATGGCACTGCACGCCCTGGCAGACGCTCTCAAGAACTGCAAAAAGAGCAAAGCTTGA